One Jeotgalicoccus saudimassiliensis DNA window includes the following coding sequences:
- a CDS encoding YdcF family protein translates to MNIKIAIPLLVILALTFIAILIESFIPGESDTPEDSDVIVTLGGGDQGRVKEAADLYQSGYADKVLITPAGDRYNAEELTSIVRHYGVEEEDVIVDTESTSTYSNAERTLEIMDDNNFESAMIVTSDYHLKRAKLAFERLNDNDKTFNYISASNLEGKKGLDREDAFSHWIREFIKIWGYRFGLYNLFG, encoded by the coding sequence ATGAATATTAAAATTGCAATTCCTTTACTTGTTATTCTTGCTCTTACATTTATAGCAATTTTAATAGAAAGTTTTATACCCGGAGAGTCTGACACGCCTGAAGACAGCGATGTGATTGTGACTCTCGGCGGCGGTGACCAAGGCAGAGTGAAGGAGGCTGCTGATTTATATCAGTCAGGCTATGCCGATAAGGTGTTGATTACCCCAGCAGGTGACAGATACAATGCTGAAGAACTTACATCTATCGTTCGCCATTACGGTGTCGAAGAGGAAGATGTAATCGTTGATACTGAATCTACAAGCACATATTCAAACGCAGAAAGAACTCTAGAAATTATGGACGATAATAATTTTGAGTCCGCAATGATTGTTACTAGTGATTACCATCTTAAAAGAGCCAAACTAGCCTTTGAACGGCTCAATGATAATGACAAGACCTTTAACTATATCTCCGCTTCAAATTTAGAAGGTAAAAAAGGACTCGATAGAGAAGACGCTTTTTCCCATTGGATTAGAGAGTTTATAAAAATATGGGGCTACCGCTTCGGCTTATATAATCTCTTTGGTTAA
- a CDS encoding YdcF family protein has translation MSYENKTLIVYLDGDYRRFKAVADLYQKFDYGKAHILITSFNDDNELRGTKDLLNPSYDYIDECHILTEYFSTTTYNNAVEIQQILKRLNYGQVIGVTS, from the coding sequence ATGTCTTATGAAAATAAAACACTAATTGTCTACCTTGACGGCGATTATCGCCGCTTTAAAGCAGTCGCAGATCTTTATCAGAAATTTGATTACGGCAAGGCGCATATCCTAATTACATCATTTAATGATGACAACGAACTCCGCGGTACGAAAGATCTTTTAAACCCCAGCTACGACTATATAGACGAATGTCATATCCTCACAGAATACTTCTCAACGACCACCTACAACAACGCAGTGGAAATTCAGCAGATCCTCAAAAGGCTTAATTACGGTCAAGTTATCGGAGTTACGAGCTAA
- a CDS encoding bL32 family ribosomal protein, producing the protein MVVCQNCGESVLEDTRVCPACGEFIREDENYTDTNGLIQERAPEEEFLNGPGKDNKIEDMPEENYPEDELNKQQKKERSDFGRSDDK; encoded by the coding sequence ATGGTTGTATGTCAAAACTGCGGTGAATCAGTACTGGAAGATACAAGAGTATGTCCGGCGTGCGGGGAGTTTATCCGAGAAGATGAAAATTATACTGATACTAACGGACTGATTCAGGAACGAGCACCGGAAGAGGAGTTCTTAAATGGGCCTGGTAAGGATAATAAGATAGAAGATATGCCGGAAGAGAATTATCCGGAAGATGAGCTGAATAAACAGCAGAAAAAAGAGCGCAGTGATTTTGGGCGTAGTGACGATAAATAG
- a CDS encoding zinc ribbon domain-containing protein: MDACQNCGVKIAEETDICPNCGAYTYGGEQAEDVEDRIENVAVEEEILDGPVSFNEPIENLPDETYLDDEVDDLELEAERRKFGKSTE; this comes from the coding sequence ATGGATGCGTGTCAAAATTGCGGTGTGAAAATCGCCGAAGAAACCGATATCTGCCCCAACTGCGGAGCATATACTTATGGCGGAGAACAAGCCGAAGATGTCGAAGACAGAATAGAGAACGTGGCAGTGGAAGAAGAAATTCTGGACGGTCCTGTGTCGTTCAATGAACCGATAGAAAATCTTCCCGACGAAACATATCTGGATGACGAGGTGGATGATTTGGAACTTGAAGCGGAACGCAGAAAGTTCGGTAAATCAACTGAATAA
- a CDS encoding tyrosine-protein phosphatase, with the protein MIDIHNHLLINVDDGPKSSEETLNLLNQAVEQGITDIIVTPHHHSGSYLTPADVVKQKLHEVESIIKDNNIPVNVHPGQEIRINDVLIDELRSGESLTLAGSNYILVEFSFTELHEDVDEVFTALRELGLTPIIAHPERCRPLVQNEQILARLIKDGALAQVTAASVCGEFGSDLQANSLDLIEKGLIHIVASDAHHAEYRPFMSKEAFEIIENELGGSYVEKMKQTAKNVLDNKQ; encoded by the coding sequence ATGATAGATATTCATAATCACTTATTAATAAATGTGGACGATGGTCCTAAGTCATCTGAAGAAACATTGAATTTACTCAACCAGGCAGTTGAACAGGGGATTACTGATATTATTGTGACACCGCACCATCACAGCGGATCGTACCTCACACCGGCTGATGTTGTAAAACAGAAGCTTCATGAAGTTGAAAGTATTATTAAAGATAACAATATACCGGTTAATGTGCATCCCGGACAGGAGATTCGAATTAACGATGTGTTAATTGACGAACTCCGAAGCGGGGAGTCACTGACGCTTGCGGGCAGTAATTACATTCTTGTAGAGTTTTCATTTACCGAGTTGCATGAAGATGTCGATGAAGTGTTTACGGCACTGCGTGAACTTGGTCTGACACCGATTATTGCGCACCCGGAACGTTGCCGCCCGCTCGTCCAGAATGAGCAGATCCTTGCGCGTTTAATTAAAGACGGTGCGCTGGCACAGGTGACCGCTGCGTCTGTATGCGGGGAGTTCGGCAGTGATCTGCAGGCGAATTCACTTGATTTAATAGAAAAAGGGCTGATTCACATAGTGGCAAGTGATGCCCATCATGCAGAATACCGCCCGTTTATGTCTAAAGAAGCTTTTGAAATTATTGAGAACGAACTGGGAGGCTCTTATGTTGAAAAAATGAAACAGACTGCCAAAAACGTACTGGATAATAAACAGTAA
- a CDS encoding pyridoxamine 5'-phosphate oxidase family protein, which translates to MSQGERDLQKKHNTERRADAFYNNQMIDYLNGEMQQFIKEQTMLFIATSDKNGNCDSSFKAGEQSFIHVIDETRVMYPEYRGNGVMASLGNIIENPHIGLLMIDFFNEQIGLHINGAAEIIENEHIHEIAPGVTDERAERWVVVTVHEAYIHCSKHIPHLVDTKNLRDWGTDDTAKKGGDYFKVKQSNKEQK; encoded by the coding sequence ATGTCACAGGGTGAACGTGATTTACAAAAAAAGCATAATACAGAACGCCGTGCAGATGCTTTTTACAATAATCAGATGATTGATTATTTAAACGGTGAAATGCAGCAGTTTATTAAAGAACAGACAATGTTATTTATCGCAACAAGTGATAAAAACGGCAATTGTGATTCATCATTTAAGGCCGGAGAACAGAGTTTTATACACGTGATTGATGAAACCCGTGTAATGTATCCGGAATACCGCGGCAACGGCGTGATGGCATCTCTTGGTAACATAATCGAAAACCCGCATATCGGTCTCTTAATGATTGATTTCTTTAATGAGCAGATCGGTCTTCATATAAACGGTGCTGCTGAAATTATAGAAAATGAACACATTCATGAGATTGCACCGGGTGTAACTGATGAGCGTGCGGAACGCTGGGTGGTCGTCACAGTACATGAAGCGTATATTCACTGTTCCAAACATATCCCCCACCTCGTCGATACTAAAAACCTGAGAGATTGGGGTACCGATGATACAGCTAAAAAAGGTGGAGACTATTTCAAAGTCAAACAGAGCAATAAAGAACAAAAATAA